The Dreissena polymorpha isolate Duluth1 chromosome 4, UMN_Dpol_1.0, whole genome shotgun sequence region CTGGTtcacaccaaaaagccaataatAAATTAACCAGAAGCattaaaaatacacttttaatACATGTctattgttttatcattttttgcTTCcgctatatttttttattttaactcaGTTGCATATTGcaaatgacccatttttgcattacaGTGCTCATATGTGTGTACGGGTGTTATACTAAATCAAAGTGTTAAAATTCAAATTTCCCTTactttgattttcttttttatgctGTCACGGAAAGCCAATTCCCACAGCAGTTTCACACAGGCCAAGGTTTCAAAATCCGAGGTATCCTTAGCAGTCAACATCTTCGTAACCAAAGCAATAATGTCCTGCTTCTCGAATATCAGAGTCTTGTTTTCATCACTGCGGGCCATGGACGCAAGGCCTTCAATGAGTTCACACAGTGAAAAGCCGCCTTCTTTTCGGTCCTTATGGTCTGCTGCTTTGATTGTTGCCTGGTGAAGGAAGTCTATCACGCTATTGTCGGTTGCAAGTTTGGAAACTTCGTTCTCAGTTACAAGGTTGCCAAGTACAAGAACGGTCACCATTTTCACATCTGAAAATAGTATCATATATCAATTAtgccaaattttaaattttcatacaaacatgtgattGTAATAACACCACAtactattttgttattttttgtttaccaGTACTTAATGCTTATATGGGACTCATGTCAGTAACTGCCAACTGCCAGAGATAGGGGGACAAttgctgttatttttattttcaaaagtatttaGCTTTGCATCAAGTTAAAACAATAACACACAAGGTTAAATTGGATGTACAGTAAAATAACTTAACTCTGTGTGGTACAAATATGGTGTAATTTCAATGGCCAATCACAATGTATTCATATCAACAAATgggaaaactagagctttgtttgtgaaacacaatgccttctacaccgctttgaagccgcacagcagctattttagagaaaacaaggCCCATTACTTAGTCaaataaaggtcacagtgaccttgacctttgtcctagtgacctcaaaccatgtttgattgtagatcttttatgagatgcatgcacatgtgaagctTAAAGAagatagacccaagagttttcatttcatgagcaatgttaaagttttgggacagacacacacataaaatgacagacagactgacaggccaaaaacattaaACCCCCTGATCATTTAATCTGGGGGTATCAAAAGGTAAATATATGGATCAATCAACTCTGCATGCATATGTATGAATCTGAAGACAGCAGAGAACCTGACTTATGGTAATGAATACTCCCAAAGGAGGGTGAATGGAAAGCCCAAAAATTTGACCTACGCCAAAACTGTTGATTTCACAGTATTAAGTCATTTGTTCATATGAGTCTAggtcatggaaaacggggcttaaagtgttttccctgattaacCAGTGCAGTCGGCTTCCCCCTTGAAAAAGAAAGGCTCATATCACTAACAGACAAGGCTAGACTGGAGGTATTTTGTCAGCACTTTTATCATCACTTACAGACATGGCTAGACTGGAGGTATTAGGTCAGCACTTCTATCATTACCTATAGACAAGGCTGGACTGGAGGTATTTTGTCAGCACTTCTATCATCACTTACAGACAAGGCTAGACTGGAGGTATTTTGTCAGCACTTCTATCATCACTTACAGACAAGGCTTGACTGGAGGTATTTTGTCAGCACTTCTATCATCACTTACAGACAAGGTTAGACTGGAGTTATTTTGTCAGCATTTCTATCATCACTAACAGACAAGGCTAGACTGGAGGTGTTTTGTCAGCACTTCTATTATCACTTACAGACATGGCTAGACTGGAGGTATTTTGTCAGCACTGCTATCATCACTTACAGACAAGGTTAGACTGGAGGTATTTTGTCAGAACTTCTATCATCACTTACAGACACGGCTAGACTGGAGGTATTTTGTCAGCACTTTTATCATCACTTACAGACAAGGCTCGACTGGAGGTATTTTGTCAGCACTTCTATCATCACTTACAGACAAGGCTTGACTGGAGGTATTTTGTCAGCACCTCTATCATCACTTACAGACAAGGCTAGACTGGAGGTATTTTGTCAGCACTTCTATCATCACTTACAGACAAGGTTAGACTGGAGGTATTTTGTCAGCACTTCTATCATCACTTACAGACAAGGCTAGACTGGAGGTATTTTGTCAGCACTTCTATCATCACTTACAGACAAGGTTAGACTGGAGGTATTTTTTCAGCACTTCTATCATCACTTACAGACAAGGCTAGACTGAAGGTATTTTGTCAACACTTCTATCATCACTTACAGACAAGGCTAGACAGGAGGTATTTTGTCAGCACTTCTATCATCACTTACAGACAAGGCTAGACAGGAGGTATTTTGTCAGCATTTCTATCAACACTTATAGACAAGGCTAGACTGGAGGTATTTTGTCAACACTTCTATCATCACTTACAGACAAGGCTAGACTGGAGGTATTTTGTCAACACTTCTATCATCACTTACAGACAAGGCTAGACAGGAGGTATTTTGTCAGCATTTCTATCATCACTTACATACATGGCTAGACTGGAGGTATTTTGTCAGCACTTCTATCATCACTTACAGACAAGGTTAGACTGGAGGTATTTTCTCAGCACTTCTATCATCACTTACAGACAAGGCTAGACTGGAGGTATTTGGTCAGCACTTCTATTGTGTTTACGTTCCTAAACAGACTCTTGTCCACATTTGGATTGCGAGCACAGTTGTGGAGAATGCCTACTGCAGAATTGAAGGCAAACAGGTCTAAACCCTCAAGAGGTTCATTCTGTGGAAAAGAAGTTAAGGTATTTAGTCAAGGGTagttttgataataaaaaaaatttgcataaataaacaaatatatagtaAATGAACAGGgtatacttaaaaacaaaatagaaatgtgtcacagacactgatccCCCCCCCCACAACTCTTTGACGACACATCCACAATCAATTATttagatgaaaaaaaaaagacCACAATTCAGCCAAAACTGCCACTTTCTTAAGGATCATCTACATgataaggtcattcaactgtatCAGCGAAAAACAACCAGTTGTCAAAGAGGACTTAAAAACTTTTGTTTGGGGATAATACATTCTAAAGCGGATGAAGACACCATTGGCCATAATTCTACCAAAACTCAGCGTAAATTCCATTCTTTTTAGTTATCTACAAATTCAGATTATTCAACTGTGGAAGTCTGAGCGAGATCCAATAGGTTTTTAAAGCAGAGTTAAGGACTATATACTCGATTGTGGGAAATCAGACAAAGTGCAATAATTTTTGCCAACAAGCGATTCAATCAATTTCCTTTATTAAAATCATCTACAAATTAATGTTATTCAACTGCAAATGATTGAGCAAGATCCAAACATTCGTTAGGTGCAGAAAACACACATTCAagcaattatatattatataatgaaaaaacaaagggccataattctgcaaaaAAGAATTGCAAAGAAGTCCTTTCTACACATTAAGGGTTACCTCTGAAAAGGTTTTAGCAGGACCCTCTCAGCATTTAAAGAGGATTTCAAAACACAAGCTTCAGGACCTATGTACAGACTGACAAGGGCAATGATTAATGCCTCTCACTCTCATGCAAGCGACTTCtctagtatattttttaaatacaggGAAAGCAGCGCATGTTTTCACCTTAAGCACATTTTCTGTATATTTCAAGTTTCTGATGGATGGAATTTATAGTGAAGCCTTTGTGGAAATAAGTTGTGAAAGCACTACCAAATTCATTCAGATTAAGAACATCACAGAAAATATTTATgtacaatatattaattttattgttcCTGCAAGGCTTTCTTAAATCTCTTTCAATCATTGTAACAGCAGCACACACATTTCACCATATACAATCCTTAACTTTGTTATTCTTAATTCAGAAACATCTATACAGGTATTAAAACAGACTTCTTCAAAAATTTTGCACTAGAAATTACAGTTTGAATCTATgataagaaaataaacaaaaaagtacCATGTCATCAAATTCCTCTTCAAAGATCACTTCAAGGTCATGAACCAGCTTCTGTAAAAAAAGACACATTAACATGGGTAAATGGCTTAATCAAAAACAACAATTGTTAGCCCACTATGAAAATGAAttatcaacaagcaaattcattgaattgatatccccagccaatatgcttctggacacaaaagtgttatatttgacactcaaaaaagcattttttcaagatacaaagggccataactccgttattatccaatggtttacaatgccatttggcgtgcatcatcctcttagccatatatatactcataccaagtttcaatgaaataccccaaagcacttccaagatatggctctggacacaaaaaagctttttttcaagatacaaagggccataactgcgttattgacagattgtttacaatgccatttggcaggcatcatcctcttatccatatatatactcataccaagtttcaatgaaatccgccaaagcacttccaaaatatggctccggacacaaaagtgccggacggagggatggacggaaagacggacggacggacggaaagatggacaacgccaaaacaatatcactccgcctctggcgggggaaaATTAAGtgtcaaaatatttgttacaATTTATGACATGCCAAATATATGCAAAATAGTAAGAGATGCCTTCAACAAACAACGTATTGTCACTACAAGTATGTGAACTGATTGCAGTTGTGGATTTAGCACAGTACACTCAATggcaaaaaacaaattaaaaatgttttgtgtGATCCTTTCTTTCAGAGCATTCTTACTATACCATGAGATTACAAAATAAATCTTTCAACATACATATACCTTCTCAAACAGTTCACACAATAACAGTTGAAACATTAAAGTCTTGtacaggaaaacagggcttaatgcatgtgcattatgcATCTTCCAGATTTGcataattagggacaacacttttgcttttctggtattttttgttgaaaggaagtatctttttagcaaaaagtgagtgcacaggctactctggaactACATTTTATGCAAATGAATAGAAGCACGGTTTCCCAACACGAGACTCATTTAAGTACTTGCCTTTAGCATGATTGACTGTGAAACTGTCTCTGAGAAGCGGTAGCTGCTGTCAGAGTAGTTCCAGAGGATTTCTCTGATGGTAAGCACAAGGCTGTATCCTTCCTTGATATTTTCACTGGGCGGGTTCTCGTCAAAACCATGAAGCTCCTGGATGAAGGCATTCTGTACAGCCTCAATGTCTAACTCATCTAGTATGTAGTCGTAGTACTCAATAACTGCTTCTATAAACCTATATAAACCAATCTTGATTTAGTTACTGTTGTAGTACTCAATAATCACAATTTCAATAACCCTTTTAGACCTATCTTTATTTATTGCAGTACTCAATATATACTTCTATAAACCTATATAGACCAATCTTGATTTagtttaaaacctatttattttagcttgattgcatagataGCCTAAGGcttaattgaaacgctcttgattTCATTTCCTGGGTTagatccagtacttggtgtcaatggggtagatctaaagaacgctcccacagtggggatcaaacccgtgacctcccggtcgctaggcggacaccatatccaatacgccACAGCAAATTTTGATTTACTGTAGTACTCAATATATGATTCTATAAACCTTTATAGACCAATGATTTTTAACTGTAGAACtacacaaacatatacatttttatgtcaTACGTCAATATGAGGTTAGCATGAATAGACTCATTCAATTGTCAAGTGCTTGCAGCCATTAAATACAGAAAATGATTTAACATAGGATTATCTCTGATAGGTATATAATAATGTACAAAACACCATTGTAATCTAAAGGTCTATTTCATACATTTAAAGGTAGAAATACATTTGAATACAACTTGTATCATACATAATTTGAATGATGCTAAAAACCACTTACTGGGATCTAGCCAATTTGTTAGCCATGACAGTACGCTCATCATTCTTTTGAAAATCAGTGAAGACAGTAACAAAATTGTCATGCAGCAACTTGTACAAGGGCCCAAAATGCTGCGGCCCTTTATTCTCCAAATATTTCTCTGCTTTCTCAAACCCTTTAAAGACAGCACTCAGCTTTTTATTGCTTTGCAGAACAGTCTGTTCAAGCTCTAGTTCATCGTCCAGGTTCTGTTTTTCAACTTTCCCGAGGAGGACAGATGGTCTGGAACCCAGGCGAGGGTGGTGCGCCATTATTTCTGGATTCTGATGTTTAGAGTCTTCAGTACTGGATGTATGGTTTTTCTTGTTTATTTCTGGGTACACATCAGGATCAGTGTCAGAATGCTGCTGTTCTCGTGAATATATCTCATTTATGGATGCTGCAACTCCCATTATACATCCTACATCCTGAAACTAAAACCattgaaatattatgaaaaaataacaaaacagaaATCTGATGTTTAAAAACCCATGAAAATTTCAGAGGGCCTTGATGGCTCagaattgctcacctgactagAGTAAGATTAACTGGAAAGAAGTTTAAAATAAGACATTGAGGGCCTAGAATCACAAACATGCTCTAGATGATTTTTTTACTCAACTTTGAGTTTTTGCTCAATTTATTAATGAGTGTCAACACCTTGCTCAAGTTCATGATCACGAAACATTGGGAAAAGGAGACTGgacaaattgggattttttatcgATAAAAGTAGCAAATTCTgaaattttttatcaataaaaaggacccaaatatatattttgtaggatggttaataaataaaattgagatacactgtaactccaatatagcgcggtcaatggggtccaagccgcgaaacagcgttataacggatccgcgttataggttttgagctcatttactgcagggcgctataaaaaaaaaacgggtatagaatagcctataatataggtcatgtatattgccatgctgtgttgacgcaaatacatgcatattaaccgaatcgtatcgataacagtatacataccgcttttcttatgtgcacatttatccgataatccaatgaAATTACAacataacttaaaaataataatcttgaacattaatgacgatatatgtttaagaaattcgtaaacacaaccgttcgcatatatgccattttcagaagtgttaagagaacagtgcattatggggcagagctttcattggacgagcgactttaaattaagattgaatgcaatacgactcatgtacaaaaaattgttttattgcgtcatacgcatgcaaaaaacgtgtttcccgggtactttctgataccgcgcgaaaatgaaagtgaaactctgttaacaattgccggtacactgcgttcgcatgtaaataaatcgtctgcattatttaatttcttatacacgaactgaaagattaaatgacataatactagaatgataatgaaatgacagaaaaagttgttttatacagtaggcagtatatttcacagccgctcatttaatatagtcaaactgcaaccttATCAAAGTATGagatgtttcaatcgttttgaattacttaaattgtataactatcccgcgtgcacttaacttatggaaattatcgcactgaaccgctctgatgaggaatacatgtaataaacactgacacgcgagtttttcacacctttcttgacattacacaacagattaacaccaattagctgttggtgttgtttaacctcgaggcgattataatcggttcaacggacggttgaataaagcaatcaacatgactgtgattgccgccatctttgaattgtctgaaaatacatgaagttgcataaaacggatttgaatcagaaatcaaatggaaggttggagaaaaaaggggatccaagcaccctccgcgttatattggattcagcgttataacggagcgctttatattggagttacagtgtatagtCTTATAATCATTAGTCAAAAGacactttttttctaaaaaaaataaaaaaaaaaatttcttttggaaattgggaatttttgttataattacgGTTTGAGATTGGGTCAGTTTCCCAGCTTGCACAAAAACGTTCTTAGAACGTTATCGTAACGTTAGCCCAAATGTTCCAGAAACATTGCACAGCAACGTTCTCCTAACGTTAAAATGTATGGTTCGCTTAACGGTCCCGAAACGTTACGGAATAAGGTTATCATTTAACCTAAAACAAACCTAAATCTAACTTTCATATTGAGGTTGAAAAGCAACACATTTTTATTCTACACAAGTTTATtgcatgaatgtaatttatacaaatatatatatcatcacattgttgttattgtttgtcTTGAAACCGGATCTGTTCGGTGTCTTTCCAGTTGTCCTGGAAGTACAAAAAACATCAGAATGACCaactgtgtttttttataaataaaacggacAAAAAATGGCAAGACATGTCATACATGTACCGCATGAATAACACCAAGAAAACACATATATGTGCGTCATcttgaacatacacatatatgaaatCGAATTTTCTatcatacatggtaaaataatcaagcgttacaacatctttaaatttaataatgaattttatgactgtatcaattcaaaactaaatttgatttttttaaatcaaattatgaccaataaacaacattttacataattatgtattttaattttagaatTTAATAAGATTAATTATTGAGGTTAAgataaaatgttgcattttatttctttttcaatcaaTGGTGAATTCGGATTAttggtgttcgaaataacggtgttgaagtgtacatttttttttccacgtaattacatgtgttttcaagagtgttttcaacaacaaattgctaCCAAAAAATGACTTTGAACGATTGTATATTCAAAAGTGGTACGAAGTCTCCATGGTACGAGTTTCCCCATAATTCCGAATTTGAATATCAAGCAAGtgcataatgatatcaattttaatattacaaattgaaataacaattaaaaccTACCTCGCAAACTGCTGTTTGTCGTCGATTGTTTGTTCCAACTTCtcttattttaaaacacaaaggTTTACATTCAATAACAGCAAAGTTTGAAAATCCAATTGGCCAGTAGGTCAATGAATCGAGTGGCGCGCACGCGGGAGATCTGCTGGTTTATGTAGCGAGATTTTCCTAGTTGTTCTTGCAGAATAACTGTTCGGACTGTATTTCATTTACTTGCAACATTGGTTAAACTTATAACAAAACACTTTGATTATGTTCTTGAtctttattgtacctttttaatggtattttatatttatgtatttaaccaCAAGTTTCACAATATATTCCAAATTAAATTCTAACTACAATTTTGTCCACAATCACCAAACAGACCCACACTTAACAACATTCACAACATAAACAGCCCGAAAATGTCATCTCTCTCACAACAGAGCACATTTAATCTCTCTCTCTCAAACAATATCAGATATCAGATCCAGCATCCACACCCAAGGTATAATTAATCGCAGTTCGCGACAGTTTAGATAACAAGTAAATTGCGCTTGCAAACATTGGAAGATACACAAACGGGTCAAAATGCACATCTATTTATAAccgtattttgtaaaaaataaaaaagtcaaattatttatgaaaacatatgTAATGTAGATCtttatattgtgtgatttttatACGTTCTTATTACGTTCTGTGAACGTTAGGAATGTAACGTTGACATTTGGTTTCCCGATAACGTTCCGACAAAAACGTGGGAAGAACGTTACAGAAACGTTACATTTTTAAAGTCCATCAATACATCCTAGGATCGTAAAAATATACCATTCAAATGTGACtttcataacatatattttatataactaaACTAAGTTACGAATACTGATAGTTAAATTTTTGTTAAAACGTTCTGAAAATGTTCTGGGAACATTCGGTGTGATCATAACCTAAATAGAACTTAAGCGTAACGTTATTTGAACGTTACATGCTAGCTGGGTTGCTTTGGAATTGGGTCtgttttacggccttttttacaAATTAGCAGAAAAAAACTGTATTGAAGCACCATgttaaaacacacacaatttaaaGTTGACGGttatagtttttttctttttagccCTCCTACTAGCTGGTAGATTTTTTTAGTGCCTATGTATAGGTTAAGGATCGAAAACTTAACAAAGGTGCTCAGTTggtatttcaaattatttacactaattatttaaatgtttgctgTGATGAATTACGTTGATTGAACTCAATTTTTTAGACACAAAATGGgatttaaaacgttttttttgcgTTTACAGTAGCGCGCTACACCGGGAAGAATTTTGAGCTGTTTGATGTTTCGCTACTCATAAAAACTCAAAGGATTCAATACGAACAATGATTGCCTATAACTTTCAAAGTCAAAATGTCATGCTATATTTAACGAATATCTTAAACAGCGATTTATGGACTTATAAATGCATATTGTCAACAAAACTTTAGAAACTTAAGAAATGCAATTGCAATGACATTTAGTTTCACTTTTTAAACTTCCATGTTGTTTTCATTGGTGATACGAATTTCGCTTCCTGGTTGGAATTTCCGCTACCACACTGTtcggtaatgtaacgactcgcccccttaacaactcgccccataacgactcgccctatgTTTTATAACGTTATAGCGTTAAGACTGATATAGACCTTCTGCACTGTCATGTTACAGTAAACATAAGAAGTTTAGGGTTATTGTATGCTCGGCATCAGCATCTTTCTCTGTACTGGTATATTGAGCAACTTTAAGAGTTACGTTGACTTTTCAAACTGGATTAACATCATTTTTAAAAGAAGTagtctttaaacttaaaatattatgtctttcaaacaaaatgaattaaaaacTAGTTAAATATGTGCTACGTAACAGGAAAATTCTAGGAAGGCACcctgttttgttatatttatatttcatggCAATTTGTTCCGTTATCAATTCGAaaggaaaacacatttttttttaaataatttatgtgaGAGTCATTCGACACGCCTTTTATAGACTTTTATAACcgattcaataattaaaaaagcatatattcaAAATGATTGGCTTATATTCAAAAgttgaatcttttttttttgctgactttttttgtacattttttccaATTAAACATGGATTTCAATTGGtttgaacaaacacaatatttatgAGATAGCATTTTCAGAAAACATTTGATTAACtaaagtttaataaataaaaatgtcataaattttaaaatatagggGTGGCCAAATCTATATGAATGGTAAAGGAAAGAGGAACATGCGATAGTCGACCAGAGGGCACACATTACATTATTTACTAGAGTGAGGCACTTTATCAGAAAAAAGTAGCATCACCATTTGATAGCTTCTGCAGAAATATCTGATACGCGATCTTAAAAGTGTTACAGTTGTAACGTGCGCGCATTTACCGGTACTCGGCTATTTTTCCGAGTTGAAGGTGGTCAAAATCCACTCAATAGGCGCGTATACAAGCTTCGTTTCGGCCTTGTAGATCAAGAGTGTTTCGAAATGTATGTGTTAATTTCATTGAATGAAGCTGCATAATGTGTCGACACGGAGTGTGTCCCAACACTCGTTCCTTATTTACATACTAAACTAGCGAAATTTGAGACGCATTTTAATATGGTTGAACTTTTCAGCAGCGTATTTTTAAACTCacctttatataattatgttgtgcAATTTTGCTTTAGATGTGTGGGGGTACGTGAAGAAATCCCTACCTGTCC contains the following coding sequences:
- the LOC127877442 gene encoding uncharacterized protein LOC127877442 isoform X7, which produces MGVAASINEIYSREQQHSDTDPDVYPEINKKNHTSSTEDSKHQNPEIMAHHPRLGSRPSVLLGKVEKQNLDDELELEQTVLQSNKKLSAVFKGFEKAEKYLENKGPQHFGPLYKLLHDNFVTVFTDFQKNDERTVMANKLARSQFIEAVIEYYDYILDELDIEAVQNAFIQELHGFDENPPSENIKEGYSLVLTIREILWNYSDSSYRFSETVSQSIMLKKLVHDLEVIFEEEFDDMNEPLEGLDLFAFNSAVGILHNCARNPNVDKSLFRNVNTIEVLTKYLQSSLVYVKMVTVLVLGNLVTENEVSKLATDNSVIDFLHQATIKAADHKDRKEGGFSLCELIEGLASMARSDENKTLIFEKQDIIALVTKMLTAKDTSDFETLACVKLLWELAFRDSIKKKIKANKVLVEIIKQLQDSKNAEVKNAARSAFFVLVGKDQRLDASVRETPGQSQKPPVPGVLAAAIKPSGKHIMISYCWNDKETVLKINHELVQRGFKIWIDVQEMNKYQNVLEGMARAVEEASIVLICYSEHYQNSRNCRTEAEYVYAKDKPFIPLKMQRGYMAEGWLGILVGVKLYIEFSPHYPFETKLEELSSRISKELGKEPTPQENVPVIKPTTKKTFKMWKNEDLQAWLKAHNMEGSSFKKVRALSGANLHYLHHVMSRAPETFYRWLETQLGLKTLDEFRTFEDALKEPLQ